Proteins found in one Halobaculum sp. MBLA0147 genomic segment:
- a CDS encoding ABC transporter permease, giving the protein MAGARGESGASGSVRLRTRLRALLATGEDEEPSVAVGLLAAAVATAVLSPIAWLVLRAAEVGVDEAIELVFAGNTLSVLLNSVALVAAVTVASVLLGVPLAVVTVQTDLPFGRFWTVAVALPLVIPSYVGAFAFVSAFGPRGALSGLLAPLGVEIPTIYGFGGAVLVLTAFVYPYVFLTTRASLLSFDTAQLEAARTLDAGYRDAFRRVVLPQIAPGVTAGALLVALYTLSDFGTPAIMHFDTFTRVIFVELNTFSRNHATLLSLQLLGVTAVILALESRIGPGEADGYGARSSTDTVVELGWWAVPATLLLAAVVAVTLALPVGILGVWLFRSGPGYAAGGLAFEWSFGLNSVVVSAAAALVTTLAALPVAYVSGRSNSRLAWLAERSTYVGYAVPGVVLGLALVFFGTRYAPGLYQTLPLLVFAYVVRFLPQAVGATRSSVLGVDRSLVGAARTLGARPRTAFRRVTLPLITPGLVAGAALVFLTTMKELPATLILHPTGFTTLVTYIWRVQEAGYYGRAAVPALALVVISSVSMLVILRGEDTE; this is encoded by the coding sequence ATGGCGGGGGCACGCGGGGAGTCGGGGGCGTCGGGGTCGGTCCGACTCCGGACACGACTGCGCGCCCTGCTGGCGACCGGCGAGGACGAGGAGCCGTCGGTCGCGGTCGGCCTGTTGGCCGCCGCGGTCGCGACGGCCGTCCTCTCGCCGATCGCCTGGCTCGTCCTGCGTGCCGCCGAGGTTGGCGTCGACGAGGCGATCGAACTGGTCTTCGCGGGGAACACGCTGTCGGTCCTGCTCAACAGTGTCGCCTTAGTCGCGGCCGTCACGGTCGCGAGCGTCCTGCTGGGTGTGCCGTTGGCGGTGGTGACGGTCCAGACGGACCTCCCGTTCGGGCGGTTCTGGACGGTCGCGGTCGCGTTGCCGTTGGTGATCCCGAGCTACGTCGGCGCGTTCGCGTTCGTGTCGGCGTTCGGCCCGCGAGGCGCACTATCGGGTCTCCTCGCACCGCTGGGCGTCGAGATCCCGACGATCTACGGGTTCGGCGGAGCGGTGTTGGTACTGACGGCGTTCGTCTACCCGTACGTGTTCCTCACCACGCGGGCGTCGCTGTTGTCGTTCGACACCGCGCAACTGGAGGCGGCGCGGACGCTGGACGCGGGCTACCGGGACGCCTTCCGACGGGTCGTGCTCCCGCAGATCGCCCCCGGCGTCACCGCCGGGGCGTTGCTGGTCGCGTTGTACACGCTGTCGGACTTCGGGACACCCGCGATCATGCACTTCGACACGTTCACGCGGGTGATCTTCGTCGAACTCAACACGTTCTCGCGGAACCACGCGACGCTGTTGTCGCTGCAACTGCTGGGCGTGACGGCGGTGATCCTCGCTCTGGAGTCGCGGATCGGGCCGGGCGAGGCGGACGGGTACGGTGCCCGCTCCTCGACGGACACGGTCGTCGAGTTGGGGTGGTGGGCCGTCCCGGCGACGCTGCTGCTCGCGGCGGTGGTCGCGGTGACGCTGGCGCTGCCGGTCGGCATCCTCGGGGTGTGGCTGTTCCGGTCCGGCCCGGGGTACGCGGCCGGCGGGTTGGCCTTCGAGTGGTCGTTCGGGCTCAACAGCGTCGTCGTCTCGGCGGCGGCGGCGCTGGTGACGACGCTGGCGGCGTTGCCGGTGGCGTACGTCTCCGGGCGGTCGAACTCGCGGCTGGCGTGGCTCGCCGAGCGGTCGACGTACGTCGGCTACGCCGTCCCGGGGGTCGTGCTCGGCCTCGCGCTGGTGTTCTTCGGGACGCGGTACGCTCCCGGGCTCTACCAGACGCTCCCGTTGTTGGTGTTCGCGTACGTCGTGCGGTTCCTGCCGCAGGCCGTCGGCGCGACGCGCTCGTCCGTCCTCGGCGTCGACCGGTCGTTGGTCGGGGCGGCGCGGACTCTCGGGGCGCGCCCGCGGACGGCGTTCCGGCGCGTGACGCTGCCGTTGATCACGCCCGGCCTGGTCGCCGGTGCGGCGTTGGTGTTCCTGACGACGATGAAGGAACTGCCGGCGACGCTGATCCTCCACCCGACGGGGTTCACGACGCTCGTCACCTACATCTGGCGCGTCCAGGAGGCGGGCTACTACGGGCGGGCGGCGGTGCCGGCGTTGGCGCTGGTGGTGATCTCCAGCGTGTCGATGCTGGTGATCCTCCGCGGGGAGGACACGGAGTGA
- a CDS encoding ABC transporter ATP-binding protein has protein sequence MTDDTRTAETDGDDAETETDGNDAETGTETDADGVETRTTALGAAVDGHDRPARGAGRDPYADADPVLELSGVERAYGSELAVESVDLTVREGELLTLLGPSGCGKTTTLRLIAGLDRPTGGTVRVAGETVAEADPATDEPATDVVPPEERDVGMVFQEFALFPHLSVAENVGFGIDDWPAAEREARVAELLELVGLADYGDRTPEDLSGGQRQRVALARSLAPEPDVLLLDEPFSNLDVRLRTRMREEVRRILKAAGVTAVSVTHDQEEALSISDRVAVVSNGHVEQVDRPEAVFEHPESRFVAEFIGQASFLSGTFADGRVETGLGTFTADMLQGLTDDYDGAAVDVLVRPDDLRAVPIDDAGESVDGADDGLTSDGESAQGDGGTRDGESLGDGESHRGDGTVVGREYTGPSFVYEVALDSGDVVRCEHNHASEFGLDRRVRVDLVADHTLAWYPSE, from the coding sequence GTGACAGACGACACACGAACGGCAGAGACGGACGGAGACGACGCCGAGACGGAGACGGACGGGAACGACGCCGAGACGGGGACGGAGACGGACGCAGACGGCGTCGAGACACGGACGACTGCGCTCGGCGCGGCCGTCGACGGCCACGACCGCCCCGCACGCGGGGCGGGGAGAGATCCGTACGCGGACGCCGACCCGGTGTTGGAGCTGTCGGGTGTCGAACGCGCGTACGGCTCGGAGTTGGCCGTCGAGTCGGTCGATCTCACCGTCCGCGAGGGGGAACTGCTCACCCTCCTCGGGCCGTCCGGCTGTGGGAAGACGACCACGCTGCGCCTGATCGCGGGGTTGGACCGGCCGACGGGGGGTACCGTCCGCGTCGCGGGCGAGACGGTCGCCGAGGCGGACCCGGCGACGGACGAGCCGGCGACGGACGTGGTGCCACCCGAGGAGCGCGACGTGGGGATGGTGTTCCAGGAGTTCGCGTTGTTCCCGCACCTCTCCGTCGCGGAGAACGTCGGCTTCGGGATCGACGACTGGCCGGCGGCCGAACGGGAGGCCCGCGTCGCGGAACTGTTGGAGTTGGTCGGGTTGGCCGACTACGGCGACCGCACACCCGAAGACCTCTCCGGGGGGCAGCGCCAGCGGGTGGCACTCGCGCGGTCGCTGGCGCCGGAGCCGGACGTGTTGTTGCTCGACGAGCCGTTCTCGAACCTCGACGTGCGACTCCGCACGCGGATGCGCGAGGAGGTGCGACGGATCTTGAAGGCGGCGGGCGTCACGGCGGTCTCCGTCACCCACGACCAGGAGGAGGCGTTGTCCATCTCGGACCGCGTCGCGGTCGTGAGCAACGGGCACGTCGAGCAAGTGGACCGGCCGGAGGCGGTGTTCGAACACCCCGAGTCGCGGTTCGTCGCGGAGTTCATCGGGCAGGCGAGTTTCCTCTCGGGCACGTTCGCGGACGGGCGCGTCGAGACCGGTCTCGGGACGTTCACCGCCGACATGCTCCAGGGGCTGACCGACGACTACGACGGCGCCGCGGTGGACGTGTTGGTCCGCCCGGACGACCTCCGTGCCGTCCCGATCGACGACGCGGGTGAGAGTGTCGACGGCGCAGACGACGGACTCACCAGCGACGGCGAGTCTGCCCAGGGCGACGGGGGCACCCGCGACGGCGAGTCACTCGGTGACGGCGAGTCCCACCGCGGCGACGGGACGGTCGTCGGCCGGGAGTACACCGGGCCGTCGTTCGTCTACGAGGTGGCGTTGGACAGCGGCGACGTGGTCAGGTGTGAACACAACCACGCCAGCGAGTTCGGACTCGACCGGCGTGTCCGGGTGGACCTCGTCGCGGACCACACGCTGGCGTGGTACCCCTCCGAGTGA
- a CDS encoding ArnT family glycosyltransferase, whose amino-acid sequence MTDAGDASSATAASRSDADTSPPDTGASTPDTDTPPDTDAPPTTAEPGLDPRRARLLAGLIVLAAAVLATVVTVRLFPFHSINHDEGVYLQQAAMLLDGRLAVRPPVAEVFRPWFFVERPDGSLYPKYAPVPAATFALGALVGSPRIALVAVTAATTLLTYGIAARLFDRRRGLLAAGLLLVSPLFVVHSGVFLPYAPTTVWNLGFVYAYLRADGVGSGDDTTTAADGWLSSRGWAAVAGICVGVAFFSRPYTAVLFAAPFVVHAVVTLRRRATRSHPDDPRLFGLHRPTLTRQSLTAAFGLVGVAVTLGYNAVVTGSPLVFPYQAFAPADGIGFGTREILGYSREYTPELAVRANARVVAALFGRWVSGGVVGTLLAAIGLVALARRVWLARHERGGDAVARGSDAVARGSDAVARDRRLHDAVARCRWHRVALAATLVSVVVGNVAFWGNLNVLGALAEPGDGLIASLGPYYHYDLVVTTAVFAADGAVRLRRGLAASRLGAVAGRRPTRVGLSVVLVVAVVAGGVVAAADPVARNANATETYRSAYEPFRPDGGERPTAAGPRAGGSAPPPFDRVGRAGLAPPRDAVVLLPTPFGDWLNHPYQPLRNDPDFDGPTVYALDERPFAVASAYPDRDLYRYVSRGPWSPQTGARVDADLVPVERHDGEAVRLRLTIGVPRDAATASLRLGTGDGEGYYTIDGVGGTSAAGDTTGSAGGADSGNGSGDAAGTERTVTLVVAADGATVGGDGTGSDEGDTGDPDDETRDYPPGEGPTATARLEGPVTAADEPTVPLDGRASIRLTVFVDYGTGAGVGYRVRLPALVEADRLRTLSPIVSVCREPLRCDDPALSVGDDPDDGVSIETDLTAGPVTARNATATNATATNATATNATTITTGPVIAAVAASE is encoded by the coding sequence ATGACCGACGCAGGTGACGCCTCCTCGGCGACGGCCGCGTCGCGGTCCGACGCAGACACGTCGCCGCCGGACACCGGCGCGTCGACACCGGACACAGATACGCCGCCGGACACCGACGCCCCGCCGACGACCGCAGAGCCCGGCCTCGATCCGCGACGCGCACGACTCCTCGCCGGACTGATCGTGCTCGCGGCGGCGGTGTTGGCGACGGTCGTCACGGTCCGGCTGTTCCCGTTCCACTCGATCAACCACGACGAGGGGGTGTACCTCCAACAGGCGGCGATGCTGCTCGACGGCCGACTCGCCGTCCGGCCGCCGGTCGCGGAGGTGTTCCGCCCGTGGTTCTTCGTCGAGCGGCCGGACGGGTCGCTGTACCCGAAGTACGCCCCGGTGCCCGCGGCGACGTTCGCGCTCGGCGCACTGGTCGGCTCGCCACGGATCGCGCTGGTCGCCGTCACCGCCGCGACGACGCTCCTGACCTACGGGATCGCGGCACGACTGTTCGACCGTCGACGCGGGCTGCTCGCCGCTGGCCTGTTGCTCGTCTCGCCGCTGTTCGTCGTCCACAGCGGCGTCTTCCTCCCGTACGCGCCGACGACCGTCTGGAACCTCGGGTTCGTGTACGCGTACCTCCGGGCCGACGGCGTCGGGAGCGGCGACGACACGACGACCGCAGCCGACGGGTGGCTCTCCTCGCGTGGGTGGGCGGCGGTCGCCGGGATCTGTGTCGGGGTCGCGTTCTTCTCGCGGCCGTACACGGCGGTCCTCTTCGCGGCGCCGTTCGTGGTCCACGCGGTCGTCACGCTCCGCCGCCGCGCGACACGTTCCCATCCGGACGACCCGCGACTGTTCGGACTCCACCGCCCGACACTGACGCGCCAGTCGCTCACGGCGGCGTTCGGACTGGTCGGTGTCGCGGTCACGCTGGGGTACAACGCCGTCGTCACCGGTTCGCCGCTCGTCTTTCCGTACCAGGCGTTCGCGCCGGCCGACGGGATCGGCTTCGGCACACGCGAGATCCTCGGCTACTCGCGGGAGTACACCCCGGAACTCGCCGTCCGCGCCAACGCCCGCGTCGTCGCCGCGCTGTTCGGACGGTGGGTGTCCGGTGGCGTCGTCGGCACGCTGTTGGCGGCGATCGGACTCGTGGCGCTCGCACGGCGGGTGTGGCTCGCGCGCCACGAGCGCGGTGGCGACGCGGTGGCACGCGGTAGCGACGCGGTGGCACGCGGTAGCGACGCGGTGGCACGCGACCGTCGGCTCCACGACGCCGTGGCACGCTGCCGCTGGCACCGCGTCGCGCTGGCGGCGACGCTGGTGTCGGTCGTCGTCGGCAACGTCGCCTTCTGGGGGAACCTCAACGTGTTGGGCGCACTCGCCGAGCCGGGCGACGGGCTGATCGCGTCGCTGGGGCCGTACTACCACTACGACCTCGTCGTCACGACGGCGGTGTTCGCGGCCGACGGCGCCGTCCGCCTCCGGCGCGGGCTCGCGGCGAGCCGTCTCGGCGCCGTCGCCGGGCGCCGTCCCACACGAGTCGGGCTCTCGGTGGTGCTCGTCGTCGCGGTCGTCGCCGGCGGCGTGGTCGCGGCGGCCGACCCGGTGGCCCGCAACGCGAACGCGACGGAGACGTACCGCTCGGCGTACGAGCCGTTCCGGCCGGACGGCGGCGAGCGTCCGACGGCAGCCGGCCCGCGAGCGGGTGGGAGTGCGCCGCCGCCGTTCGACCGCGTCGGCCGGGCGGGGTTGGCGCCGCCACGAGACGCGGTCGTCCTCCTGCCGACGCCGTTCGGCGACTGGCTGAACCACCCGTACCAGCCGTTGCGCAACGATCCCGACTTCGACGGGCCGACCGTGTACGCGTTGGACGAGCGGCCGTTCGCGGTCGCGTCGGCGTACCCCGACCGCGACCTCTACCGCTACGTCTCGCGTGGTCCCTGGAGTCCACAGACCGGCGCCCGCGTCGACGCCGACCTCGTCCCCGTCGAGCGGCACGACGGCGAGGCGGTCAGACTCCGACTCACGATCGGCGTCCCCCGCGACGCGGCGACGGCGTCGCTCCGCCTCGGTACCGGCGACGGCGAGGGGTACTACACGATCGACGGCGTCGGCGGGACGAGTGCTGCAGGTGACACGACGGGTTCGGCAGGCGGCGCCGACTCCGGAAACGGGAGCGGCGACGCGGCCGGCACCGAGAGGACGGTCACGCTCGTCGTCGCCGCGGACGGCGCGACGGTGGGTGGTGACGGCACTGGAAGTGACGAGGGAGACACGGGCGACCCCGACGACGAGACGCGCGACTACCCGCCTGGTGAGGGCCCGACGGCGACGGCGCGACTGGAGGGGCCGGTCACTGCCGCGGACGAGCCGACGGTGCCGCTGGACGGCCGCGCGTCGATCCGGCTGACGGTGTTCGTCGACTACGGCACCGGCGCGGGGGTCGGCTACCGCGTCCGCCTGCCGGCACTCGTCGAGGCCGACCGCCTCCGGACGCTGTCGCCGATCGTCTCGGTCTGTCGGGAGCCGCTCCGCTGTGACGACCCGGCGCTGTCGGTGGGTGACGACCCCGACGACGGCGTCTCCATCGAGACCGACCTGACGGCGGGGCCGGTGACCGCACGGAACGCGACGGCGACGAACGCGACGGCGACGAACGCGACGGCGACGAACGCGACGACGATCACGACCGGCCCCGTCATCGCCGCCGTCGCCGCCAGCGAGTGA
- a CDS encoding PhoU domain-containing protein translates to METRKVQRLGPSTLAMTLPADWTHEHDVEKGQEVSLRMGGKGTLTVLPESATTEDTEATLFADELDADALERAVLAQYVLGRRVINVETDEGPLGSAHINAVYRAESQLMGLGVIEETPESIAIRCSVDPEDFTLDNLLRRLESTGSTMRGEAAKALAHENHDLAQRALNRERQANKIFVLLLRLIFTAYQNPNLARAVGLESGFPLIGYRSVAKNLELIADNAEDIAETVVDADGESLGVESSTVRRIREFSDQVDELTTLAVDSVVERDYARTVEVRELFAELKDREEEILADLPEMDNEELLRVRELLVSLQETAQYAMRIGEIAANLALNEDNEYVSISSSDADAGI, encoded by the coding sequence ATGGAGACGCGCAAGGTACAGCGGCTCGGGCCGTCGACGTTGGCGATGACGCTCCCGGCGGACTGGACGCACGAACACGACGTGGAGAAGGGGCAGGAGGTCTCCCTGCGGATGGGCGGGAAGGGGACACTGACGGTGCTCCCGGAGTCGGCGACGACGGAGGACACGGAGGCGACGCTGTTCGCCGACGAGTTGGACGCGGACGCGCTGGAGCGTGCCGTGTTGGCCCAGTACGTGCTCGGGCGGCGCGTCATCAACGTCGAGACGGACGAGGGGCCGCTCGGCTCGGCCCACATCAACGCCGTCTACCGCGCGGAGAGTCAGTTGATGGGACTGGGCGTGATCGAGGAGACGCCGGAGAGTATCGCCATCCGGTGTTCCGTCGACCCGGAGGACTTCACCCTCGACAACCTGCTGCGGCGGCTGGAGTCGACCGGCTCGACGATGCGCGGGGAGGCGGCGAAGGCGCTGGCCCACGAGAACCACGACCTCGCGCAACGGGCCCTGAACCGGGAGCGGCAGGCGAACAAGATCTTCGTCCTGCTGTTGCGGCTGATCTTCACCGCCTACCAGAACCCCAACCTCGCGCGTGCCGTCGGGTTGGAGTCCGGGTTCCCGCTGATCGGCTACCGCTCGGTGGCGAAGAACCTGGAGTTGATCGCCGACAACGCCGAGGACATCGCCGAGACGGTCGTCGACGCCGACGGGGAGTCGCTGGGCGTCGAGTCCTCGACGGTGCGGCGGATCAGAGAGTTCTCCGACCAGGTGGACGAACTCACGACGCTCGCGGTCGACTCCGTCGTCGAGCGCGACTACGCCCGGACCGTCGAGGTGCGGGAGCTGTTCGCGGAGTTGAAGGACCGCGAGGAGGAGATCCTCGCGGACCTCCCCGAGATGGACAACGAGGAACTGTTGCGGGTGCGCGAACTGCTCGTCAGTCTCCAGGAGACCGCCCAGTACGCGATGCGGATCGGCGAGATCGCCGCCAACCTCGCGTTGAACGAGGACAACGAGTACGTCTCCATCTCGTCGAGCGACGCCGACGCCGGTATCTGA
- a CDS encoding ATP-NAD kinase family protein, whose amino-acid sequence MRVGFLCNPIAGMGGRVGLKGTDGKLAEARERGADPRAPERAVRALRALADRDADVDLLVWGGPMGETAARAAGLSHEVLGAPEAYDRETDDGGETTTTLDLDPDRLEATGPDDTRAAARAFHEAGVDLVLFVGGDGTAADVAAALDGTETPMLGVPAGVKVYSAVFAVSPEDAAAVATQFDRTERREVTDIDEDEYREGAVHPELQGVAFVPVTDRLQSSKQSGGGTVESLAAGVADEARDHPERTYVLGPGSTLAAVKAELGFEGSPIGVDVWRDGEVLARDADEATLLELLDPDGDNEIVVTPIGGQGFVFGRGNPQLSPAVIRRADVSIVASRDKLDDLHVLHVDTDDPELDETLAGWVKVRVGRFETRMLKIV is encoded by the coding sequence ATGCGTGTCGGGTTCCTCTGTAACCCCATCGCGGGGATGGGTGGCCGGGTCGGACTGAAGGGGACGGACGGGAAACTCGCCGAGGCCCGCGAGCGCGGCGCCGACCCCCGAGCCCCGGAGCGTGCCGTCCGCGCGCTGCGGGCGCTCGCCGACCGGGACGCCGACGTGGACCTGCTCGTGTGGGGCGGCCCGATGGGCGAGACGGCGGCCCGTGCCGCCGGACTCTCCCACGAGGTGCTCGGCGCTCCCGAGGCGTACGACCGCGAGACGGACGACGGCGGGGAGACGACGACCACGCTCGACCTCGACCCGGACAGGTTGGAGGCGACGGGGCCAGACGACACCCGCGCGGCGGCGCGAGCGTTCCACGAGGCCGGCGTCGACCTCGTGTTGTTCGTCGGGGGCGACGGGACCGCCGCCGACGTGGCGGCGGCACTCGACGGGACGGAGACGCCGATGTTGGGCGTCCCGGCGGGGGTGAAGGTGTACTCGGCGGTGTTCGCCGTCTCTCCGGAGGACGCCGCGGCCGTCGCGACGCAGTTCGACCGCACGGAGCGACGCGAGGTGACCGACATCGACGAGGACGAGTACCGGGAGGGCGCCGTCCACCCGGAACTGCAGGGGGTCGCGTTCGTCCCGGTGACGGACCGGCTCCAGTCGTCGAAACAGAGCGGCGGGGGCACCGTCGAGTCGCTGGCGGCCGGCGTCGCCGACGAGGCCCGCGACCACCCCGAGCGGACGTACGTGCTCGGACCCGGCTCCACGTTGGCGGCCGTGAAGGCGGAACTCGGCTTCGAGGGGTCCCCCATCGGCGTCGACGTGTGGCGCGACGGCGAGGTCCTCGCTCGCGACGCCGACGAGGCGACGCTGCTGGAGCTGTTGGACCCGGACGGAGACAACGAGATCGTCGTGACGCCCATCGGCGGCCAGGGGTTCGTGTTCGGCCGCGGGAACCCACAGCTCTCGCCGGCCGTGATCCGCCGCGCCGACGTGTCGATCGTCGCCTCGCGCGACAAACTCGACGACCTCCACGTACTCCACGTCGACACAGACGATCCCGAACTCGACGAGACGCTGGCCGGTTGGGTGAAGGTCCGCGTCGGCCGCTTCGAGACCCGGATGCTCAAGATCGTCTGA
- a CDS encoding prefoldin subunit beta gives MQGNLPPEAQEKIEELQDLQEQAQNLAEQKETTESALSDAETALDALDEIDEDAQMYREVGELLVEADYDEAETDLEDKVDRLGRRADQLDSKESQVREQFEDLQEELQQLLQGGAGGGMPGGPGGPGGAGGA, from the coding sequence ATGCAGGGCAATCTGCCGCCCGAGGCACAAGAGAAGATCGAGGAACTGCAGGACCTGCAAGAGCAGGCCCAGAACCTCGCCGAGCAGAAGGAGACCACGGAGTCCGCGCTGTCGGACGCCGAGACGGCTCTGGACGCGCTCGACGAGATCGACGAGGACGCCCAGATGTACCGCGAGGTCGGCGAACTCCTCGTGGAGGCCGACTACGACGAGGCCGAGACGGACCTCGAAGACAAGGTCGACCGACTCGGTCGCCGCGCCGACCAGCTCGACTCGAAGGAGTCGCAGGTCCGCGAGCAGTTCGAGGACCTCCAGGAGGAGCTCCAGCAGCTCCTGCAGGGCGGCGCTGGCGGCGGCATGCCGGGCGGTCCCGGCGGCCCGGGCGGCGCCGGCGGAGCCTGA
- a CDS encoding DUF3194 domain-containing protein, producing MTTDADDAAAADADDAPEPTDEEVVQTASAAAEGLILDRYRQSELRDFDVTVTFEDGVLDVDVYVNPPEDDHAAETVADEAARAARDAVDDLFAE from the coding sequence ATGACGACCGACGCGGACGACGCGGCGGCGGCCGACGCGGACGACGCGCCGGAGCCGACCGACGAGGAGGTCGTCCAGACCGCGTCGGCGGCGGCCGAGGGGCTGATCCTCGACCGCTACAGACAGTCCGAACTGCGTGACTTCGACGTGACCGTCACCTTCGAGGACGGCGTCCTCGACGTGGACGTGTACGTCAACCCACCCGAGGACGACCACGCCGCCGAGACCGTCGCCGACGAGGCGGCACGCGCCGCCCGCGACGCGGTCGACGACCTGTTCGCGGAGTAG
- a CDS encoding ATP-binding protein, translating into MIRVGPPLAQVGGVGLAVTSLVPAVVHLRRLVTADGAAAAVGGAVPLVVTLAVAGYGLSLARRDTGGERTRAAVTGVVGGTALAALVAAWLAGGEVVTVQPAVSLPVVATHVLTAGLAVGGLLAISAERRHHSRRAARSLFDALSNPAARVRREPDGGRTVVDVNEAFLTTFGPDRPHVGSPLSACLRPADGTDDVSTVLEAEVAARSHLACGVAGGGDGVREFRVSRAAIDDEEEYVVLVDVTGQNRRERRLAVLNRVLRHDLRTAVNVIDGHAATLADTVVDGDGTDDRDGGGDGRRAVAAIRDQTAGLLRLSRRARQLEELLDDETTRTTTDLRALATERLDAFAAEHPAVTVERSLPDATVPVVDDGLLGAAVDEVLANVAEHATVDGTATARVSVTRTAEAATLTVADDGPGIPDTETAVVDRVVESDLDHASGLGLWFVTWVVVELGGDVTVDEAVPDESERRSVDTGEHAADGDDRDDLGGTTVRLHLPLASGDGSTASVEEPARDGVSVDGVTTGRERNGESGEGTADGADGVADESEPVGL; encoded by the coding sequence GTGATCCGTGTCGGTCCCCCGCTGGCGCAGGTCGGCGGTGTCGGCCTCGCCGTCACCAGTCTCGTCCCGGCCGTCGTCCACCTCCGACGACTCGTGACGGCCGACGGCGCCGCCGCGGCCGTCGGTGGCGCCGTCCCGCTGGTCGTCACCCTCGCCGTCGCCGGCTACGGCCTCTCGTTGGCACGCCGCGACACCGGCGGCGAGCGGACGCGTGCGGCCGTCACCGGCGTCGTCGGCGGGACGGCACTCGCCGCGCTCGTCGCGGCGTGGCTGGCCGGCGGCGAGGTCGTCACCGTCCAGCCGGCGGTCTCGCTCCCCGTCGTGGCCACGCACGTACTCACCGCCGGGCTGGCCGTCGGTGGCCTGTTGGCGATCTCCGCGGAGCGTCGCCACCACAGCCGGCGGGCCGCGCGCAGTCTCTTCGACGCGCTCTCGAATCCGGCCGCACGGGTCCGCCGCGAGCCGGACGGCGGACGCACCGTCGTCGACGTGAACGAGGCGTTCCTGACGACCTTCGGGCCCGACCGTCCACACGTCGGGAGCCCACTGAGCGCCTGTCTCCGGCCGGCCGACGGGACGGACGACGTGTCTACCGTGTTGGAGGCGGAGGTCGCCGCACGCTCGCACCTCGCGTGTGGCGTCGCGGGCGGCGGCGACGGCGTCCGCGAGTTCCGCGTCTCGCGGGCGGCCATCGACGACGAGGAGGAGTACGTCGTGTTGGTGGACGTGACCGGCCAGAACCGTCGCGAGCGCCGACTGGCCGTGTTGAACCGCGTGTTGCGTCACGACCTCCGGACGGCCGTCAACGTGATCGACGGCCACGCCGCGACGCTGGCCGACACCGTCGTCGACGGAGACGGGACCGACGACCGTGACGGTGGTGGGGACGGGCGTCGCGCGGTCGCTGCGATCCGCGACCAGACGGCGGGGCTCCTCCGGCTGAGTCGCCGCGCCAGACAGTTGGAGGAGTTGCTCGACGACGAGACGACGCGGACCACGACGGACCTGCGTGCACTCGCCACGGAGCGGCTCGACGCGTTCGCCGCCGAGCATCCGGCTGTCACCGTCGAGCGGTCGCTCCCGGACGCGACGGTCCCGGTCGTCGACGACGGGCTGTTGGGTGCGGCCGTCGACGAGGTGTTGGCGAACGTCGCCGAGCACGCGACGGTCGACGGGACGGCGACGGCGCGGGTGTCGGTCACGCGGACGGCCGAGGCAGCGACACTGACCGTCGCCGACGACGGCCCGGGAATCCCGGACACGGAGACGGCGGTCGTCGACCGCGTCGTCGAGTCCGACCTCGACCACGCGAGTGGGTTGGGGCTGTGGTTCGTCACCTGGGTCGTGGTCGAACTCGGGGGCGACGTGACCGTCGACGAGGCCGTCCCCGACGAGAGTGAGCGGCGCAGTGTCGACACCGGCGAACACGCCGCGGACGGAGACGACAGAGACGACCTCGGGGGCACTACGGTCCGACTCCACCTCCCGCTGGCGAGCGGGGATGGATCGACCGCGAGCGTCGAAGAGCCAGCACGCGACGGCGTGAGCGTCGACGGGGTGACGACCGGGAGAGAGAGGAACGGCGAGAGTGGCGAGGGGACGGCCGACGGTGCCGACGGCGTCGCAGACGAGTCGGAACCGGTCGGACTCTGA